Within the Gloeobacter kilaueensis JS1 genome, the region CCGCGCCGAAGCGTTCGTGGACGTACTGTGTCCCTACTTCGGCAATAGCTGGGACATCGATCACTTCGCCTTTGACTGATCTGCGGCAAGCAATCAAGTATTGCAAGCCATGCATAAAACATTATGCTATAGGAGGTATTCGAGATGGAGCTTATGGAAGCCCTCGGAATCACCCGTGCATCCCGCACACGCAATCTCGAAATTGGCCGTACCCACTTCTATGGCGGCAGCGGCCCGAGTCGGATCCTGGCTGCCATGGGCGTCGCGTTGCGCTCGATCGGATTGGGTCTGTGCGGCAGCCACTCCCGCGTCCTGCTGGTTCGGCCCGAAGCGGCAACTGGCGAAGGAGCCTGTGCCCTGCATGCCATCCACACCGCGTACCCCCATCTGGTAGACCTCTATCAGGGACCGCATCCTGATTGGGTCGGGGCGGGTCTCATCGCCAGCAACCTCTATCAGCTGATCTTGCTCGATGGTGTCGAAGTGGACGACGCCCTGGCCGCTGCGATCGTCGGAGCACCCCACCCGGTAGAGGTGATCCTCACAGGCGAGCAGTTACCGCCTGCCCTGGCAGGTTCGATCGACCTGCACTCCGAGCACCAGTGTCACTGCCAGACCGGCATTGCCAACACTGCCCTCATCCACGGCGACGGCAAGGGCAAGAGCACCTCCGCCCTCGGCCTGCTGCTGACCGCCGTGAGCCGCATCTTGAGCGGTGAAGATACCCGGCCTGTCTCGCTGATTCAGCTACTGAAAGGAGGAGCGGGCTACAGCCGGGTCGGCCCCTATACAGAAGACCCCGC harbors:
- a CDS encoding cob(I)yrinic acid a,c-diamide adenosyltransferase, producing MELMEALGITRASRTRNLEIGRTHFYGGSGPSRILAAMGVALRSIGLGLCGSHSRVLLVRPEAATGEGACALHAIHTAYPHLVDLYQGPHPDWVGAGLIASNLYQLILLDGVEVDDALAAAIVGAPHPVEVILTGEQLPPALAGSIDLHSEHQCHCQTGIANTALIHGDGKGKSTSALGLLLTAVSRILSGEDTRPVSLIQLLKGGAGYSRVGPYTEDPAIAALQRMTGLVDHHHFGDDRVIFKRVPPDHPNVRRPADYTEAQAGWSLAQKHLLSGRYQAVLVDELNVALDLELLGDEGEGQRLVRSAMLLKQPDVAFIATGRCWLENPHSEQLLGSYQQHIEIRNSHHYGCASLRAGIDW